The following proteins are co-located in the Doryrhamphus excisus isolate RoL2022-K1 chromosome 3, RoL_Dexc_1.0, whole genome shotgun sequence genome:
- the LOC131125898 gene encoding FH2 domain-containing protein 1-like, whose product MHVMDSISPANDSEALSIFEDRTNMEGPPPPPPPPPPPLPPPPPPPPLLPMLGDTTGGLRSKKRVRSFFWKTIPVEQVRGRTNLWTQERVQQQYQIDAHTVEELFGQSNTKTAPTRGAWVRSSFREPKDEVSILDNKRGMNIGIFLKQFKRSNQAIIDDIRHGNSEPYGVEPLRELLKLLPETDEVRKMKAYSGDVSKLSLADAFMYLLIQLPSYTARIESMLLKEEFPSACEAMRGNISALRSATKEVLGCQELHAVLHLVLQAGNILNAGGYGGNAAGFKLSSLLSLADTKANKPGMNLLHFVALEAQKKDEKLLEFPLKLLHVQAASRISVETLDSELQWLTSRTRSVEESVQMDTELLQQLDSFLQRATASLCSLRSGQQLLKKQANELIDFFCEDSEMFRLDDCFGVLHGFCCKFTNAVKDNKEREAKEAVRRSRLQVLEEQKRHSWAGGEEVGGAIGVHCSSETDLSAAILRHDKASMLLELLSPKSRPFSSSLFTPRGRAGSLRRSRHSPSTSPSLAGDRELSTLFTFAAENHQTSSASKVPPQNLPLTPTGPTNLNDHLTHVSTTLSQEDVMSDLNNNGKDDLSSVFDSKLSLSECNKCQISSAVDVDNCSAANNNKNMAVLLEKRCLVPELKAFNEVPTIAGRWAEDVPRRSTHLHGDQNDVTVRDVEGDNEDKVVVWCVTSVCEAAGEKVYNQGGSDPSSSAPGKHTPSEREHPTNSKSEPISSQPVPSSQICVTPSTAPATPELTTRQEAVSPEAEMQGSKTLTGLSIVDKRKKSAFCHVGKEATLAKTSTKSHATTSKTGTKPRQVRTLNSSENQNMRRVVPISRTSRGTPASQKPPAERASTDPSSRHSSLHKDSKEQNARNQDLQRKPLVRKLEEKICRSTLRALGSGASLSAPATPLHKGTPPSLSPGFARSTASSSFRKTHATLPRPTVPKSASQSAPLSSPASPLTKTTSLRVTTTSTSADHPHPSSSSSSSSSSVLRKTQSTKTPYSFTSPKSHKQSSSSFNKDPGHRPIWR is encoded by the exons ATGCACGTGATGGACAGCATctcgccagccaatgacagcgAGGCGCTCTCAATTTTTGAGGACAGAACCAATATGGAgggaccaccaccacctccgcctccaccaccaccaccactgcctccacctcctcctcctcctccgctgcTCCCTATGCTGGGAGACACCACGGGAGGCCTGAGGAGCAAGAAGAGGGTGAGGAGCTTCTTCTGGAAAACCATCCCAGTGGAGCAG GTGAGGGGGAGGACCAACCTGTGGACTCAAGAGCGAGTGCAGCAGCAGTACCAGATTGACGCCCACACGGTGGAGGAGCTGTTTGGCCAATCAAACACTAAGACCGCACCCACCAGAGGAGCGTGGGTCCGCAGCTCGTTCCGGGAGCCGAAGGATGAG GTTTCCATTCTGGACAACAAGAGAGGCATGAACATTGGCATCTTCCTCAAACAGTTCAAAAG ATCCAATCAGGCTATCATCGATGACAttcgccatggcaacagtgaGCCGTATGGGGTGGAGCCTCTGAGAGAGCTGCTTAAGCTGCTGCCCGAGACGGATGAG GTGAGGAAAATGAAGGCTTACAGCGGCGACGTCTCCAAGCTCTCATTGGCGGACGCCTTCATGTACCTGCTGATTCAACTCCCCAG TTACACGGCACGAATCGAGTCCATGTTGTTGAAGGAGGAGTTTCCCAGTGCATGCGAGGCCATGAGGGGCAACATCAGTGCACTTCGCTCAGCAACGAAAG AGGTGCTGGGTTGCCAGGAGCTTCATGCCGTCCTCCACCTGGTGCTGCAGGCTGGGAACATCTTGAACGCC GGGGGCTATGGCGGCAACGCGGCGGGCTTCAAGCTGTCCTCCCTTTTGTCTCTGGCTGACACCAAAGCCAACAAACCGGGGATGAACCTGCTACACTTTGTGGCGCTG GAAGCTCAGAAAAAAGATGAGAAGCTTTTAGAGTTCCCATTGAAGTTGCTTCATGTTCAGGCTGCGTCCAG GATCTCTGTGGAGACGCTGGACAGTGAACTGCAGTGGCTGACATCCCGCACGCGCTCAGTGGAGGAAAGTGTCCAGATGGACACAGAGCTCCTGCAGCAACTGGACAGCTTCCTACAG CGTGCAACAGCTTCTCTGTGCTCGCTGCGAAGTGGCCAGCAGCTGCTGAAGAAACAAGCCAATGAACTGATAGACTTCTTCTGTGAGGACAGTGAGATGTTCCGTCTGGATGACTGCTTTGGCGTCCTTCATGGTTTCTGCTGCAAGTTCACCAATGCCGTCAAG GACAACAAAGAGCGAGAAGCAAAGGAGGCAGTCAGACGCAGTCGGTTACAAGTTCTGgaagaacagaaaagacatTCCTGGGCCGGCGGCGAGGAG GTGGGTGGTGCCATCGGCGTGCACTGTAGCAGCGAGACTGACCTCTCAGCAGCCATATTGCGCCATGACAAGGCTAGCATGCTGCTGGAGCTCCTCTCGCCAAAGTCCCGCCCATTTTCCAGCAGCTTGTTCACTCCACGGGGACGTGCGGGTAGCTTGCGACGATCCAGACACTCGCCGTCCACCTCGCCATCGCTTGCAGGAGACCGTGAATTGAGCACTCTCTTCACATTCGCCGCTGAAAACCACCAGACGTCATCGGCGTCAAAGGTGCCTCCTCAGAATCTACCCCTCACACCGACAGGCCCGACAAACCTCAATGATCATCTGACGCATGTTAGCACCACGTTAAGCCAAGAGGACGTTATGTCCGATTTGAACAACAATGGCAAAGATGACCTCAGTTCGGTCTTTGACTCCAAGTTGTCACTTTCGGAATGCAACAAATGCCAAATATCTTCAGCGGTTGACGTTGACAACTGCAGCGCAgctaacaacaacaagaacatgGCCGTGCTTTTAGAGAAGCGCTGTTTGGTTCCTGAACTGAAGGCCTTCAATGAGGTCCCTACCATTGCTGGCCGCTGGGCAGAGGACGTGCCGCGCAGAAGCActcatctccatggcgaccaaaATGATGTCACCGTTAGGGACGTGGAAGGGGATAACGAAGATAAAGTTGTCGTGTGGTGCGTGACGAGTGTGTGCGAGGCGGCGGGTGAGAAAGTGTACAACCAAGGAGGAAGTGACCCCTCCTCCTCTGCCCCGGGTAAGCACACGCCTTCAGAACGAGAACATCCAACCAATAGCAAGTCTGAACCCATCAGCAGCCAACCAGTGCCTTCCTCGCAAATCTGCGTCACCCCATCAACTGCTCCTGCGACACCCGAACTCACCACTCGTCAAGAAGCAGTCAGTCCAGAGGCAGAAATGCAGGGGTCCAAAACTCTCACCGGGTTGTCAATCGTTGACAAACGCAAGAAGTCGGCATTTTGTCATGTGGGCAAGGAAGCAACGTTGGCCAAAACTTCCACAAAAAGCCATGCCACTACCTCCAAAACCGGGACCAAACCCAGACAGGTACGCACCCTCAACAGCTCTGAGAACCAGAACATGAGGAGGGTGGTGCCCATCTCAAGGACCAGTAGAGGAACACCGGCCTCTCAAAAGCCCCCCGCGGAGAGAGCCTCCACTGACCCCTCATCCCGACACTCCAGCCTCCACAAGGATTCAAAGGAACAAAATGCTCGAAATCAGGACTTGCAAAGGAAGCCACTGGTCCGAAAGTTAGAAGAGAAGATATGCCGCTCCACATTGCGGGCTCTAGGGAGCGGTGCCAGCCTCAGTGCTCCTGCCACGCCTTTACACAAAGGCACCCCCCCCTCATTGAGCCCGGGTTTCGCTCGAAGCACCGCCTCTTCATCTTTCAGAAAAACACACGCCACCCTGCCTCGACCCACTGTCCCCAAATCTGCGTCTCAGTCTGCACCCTTATCTAGCCCTGCCTCCCCCCTCACCAAAACAACCTCCCTTAGAGTCACCACCACCTCCACATCTGCTGACCACCCTcacccatcctcctcctcctcgtcttcctcctcttccgtGCTGAGGAAGACTCAGAGCACCAAGACACCCTACTCCTTCACTTCCCCTAAAAGCCACAagcagagcagcagcagcttcaACAAGGACCCAGGACATCGGCCCATCTGGAGATAG